A single Amphiura filiformis chromosome 19, Afil_fr2py, whole genome shotgun sequence DNA region contains:
- the LOC140140633 gene encoding cytochrome P450 2U1-like yields MALNSSLIDWLNVKSILLLVLVILMVAWWMQRPRNLPPGPWRFPIVGFLPQLLWYMYKGEELHMIVTRLGHKYGKIYSFDLFGLVVVVINDFSIMQEGLNDPALNNKGYNNALESEIFGSYWHSYKHNAELRKFLLAAFRGFGIGRHSFEADIVEECKALVDELNTQEGKPCNPHHYVHNTVSNVLLKILFGKRHEYDDDEFRHLLDLNHRLLELLGAGGWSVLLPYYFPSKDSKDLLKLQKDMHAFIDKLIDEHREHFDAENPADFIDLCLKEMDEKPTLDDPYSYLHKRNIKCVLNVMFMAGSDLVSTTLEWCCLYMMAHPEIQEKIHEEIDSVVGCNRFPLLSDQNNLPYTRATLLEIQRHVTLAPLSDFHAAGRRMCPGENIAKMELFVFFTHLLHRFSLVKPDDAPPLTFEGTYGNVFTPKPFTTIFLPRN; encoded by the exons ATGGCACTTAATAGTAGTTTAATCGACTGGTTGAATGTTAAGTCAATATTATTGCTTGTGTTGGTGATTCTTATGGTTGCGTGGTGGATGCAAAGACCACGCAATTTGCCACCGGGACCATGGCGTTTCCCAATCGTAGGTTTCCTCCCTCAATTGTTGTGGTATATGTACAAAGGAGAAGAATTGCATATGATAGTGACACGACTTGGACACAAATATGGAAAGATTTACAGCTTTGATTTATTCGGACTGGTTGTTGTGGTTATCAACGATTTCTCTATTATGCAAGAAGGCTTGAATGACCCAGCACTGAACAACAAGGGATACAACAACGCCTTAGAATCCGAAATCTTCGGTAGTTACT GGCATTCTTACAAACACAACGCCGAACTAAGAAAATTTCTTCTCGCCGCTTTTCGAGGTTTTGGTATCGGGAGACATAGCTTTGAAGCAGATATTGTGGAAGAATGTAAGGCTTTGGTGGATGAGTTAAACACCCAAGAGGGAAAACCGTGTAATCCACATCattatgttcataacacagtctCCAATGTTCTCTTAAAGATCTTGTTTGGGAAGCGTCATGAGTACGACGATGATGAATTTCGACATCTGCTCGATCTTAATCACAGACTTTTAGAACTTCTTGGAGCTGGAGGTTGGTCTGTTCTGCTTCCGTATTATTTTCCAAGCAAAGACAGCAAGGACTTGTTGAAGCTTCAAAAGGATATGCACGCCTTTATCGACAAACTTATTGATGAACACCGCGAACACTTTGATGCCGAAAACCCAGCTGATTTCATTGATCTATGTTTGAAGGAAATGGATGAAAAGCCAACACTAGATGATCCTTACTCTTACCTGCACAAACGTAATATCAAATGTGTATTGAATGTCATGTTTATGGCCGGAAGTGATCTGGTGTCTACTACCTTAGAATGGTGTTGCTTATACATGATGGCACATCCAGAAATCCAGGAGAAGATTCATGAAGAAATAGATTCAGTTGTTGGTTGCAATCGGTTTCCGCTGCTTTCTGATCAAAACAACCTGCCATACACCAGAGCTACTCTGTTGGAGATTCAACGCCATGTTACTCTGGCGCCACTCAGTGATTTCCATGCGGCTG GTCGTCGTATGTGTCCAGGGGAGAATATTGCCAAAATGGAGCTGTTTGTCTTTTTCACTCATCTCCTTCATCGATTTTCTCTTGTCAAACCAGACGATGCGCCACCTTTAACCTTTGAAGGAACATATGGGAATGTTTTTACACCAAAGCCATTCACGACTATATTTCTTCCCAGAAATTGA